The DNA region ACTGGGACATCAGCCGCGACGGCATGACCTATACCTTCTACCTCGACCCCGATGCCCACTGGTCGAATGGCGAACCGGTTACGGCCCACGATTTCGTCTGGTCGTGGCAGCGGGTGGTCAATCCCGAAACCGGCGCGGCCTACGGGCGCATGCTGGCACCGGTGGTCAATGCCGAGGCCATCTTCGCCGGCGACCTGCCGCCAGAGGAACTCGGGGTCAGCGCCCTCAGCGAGACCGTGTTCCAGGTTCGTCTCGAAGATCCCACGCCGTATTTTCTTGGCCTGCTGACTCACCCGACAACCTATCCGGTGCACCGCGAGACGGTCGAGCATCACGGTTCGGCCCATGTACGGCCCGGAAATCTCGTGTCCAACGGCGCCTACGAGCTCACCGACTGGCAGGTCCGCTCGCGTATCGTGCTGGAGCGCAATTCGTACTTTCGCCTCGCCGACGAGGTCATCATCGAGCGCGTGGTGTTCTATCCCTTCGAGGACGAGAACACCGAGTTCAACCGTTTTCGTGCCGGCGATCTGCACTGGACTTACCAGTTGCCCTCGGCCCAATTCCGCTGGCTGCGGCAGAACATGGACCAGGCGCTGATGGTCACTCCATGGTTCGGCACCTATTACTTTTCCTTCAACCTCACCCGCGAGCCGTTCGAAGACAATCTCGCCCTCAGGCAGGCGCTGAACCTGGCCATTGACCGCGAAATCATCACCGAACGGGTCACGCGCTTCGGCGAAGTGCCGACCTTCAACCTGGTGCCGTCCGGGCTGCCCGGCTACGAACCGCCCGAGCCGGATCATGCGACCTGGTCCCAGGCCGAGCGCGAGGAGGAAGCGCGCCGCCTCTACCGACAGGCCGGCTACTCCGAATCCAAGCCCCTGACCGTGGAGCTGCGCTACAACACCTCCGAAAACCACCGCAAGATCGCGGTGGCCATCGCCGCGATGTGGCGCCAGGTGCTGGGCGTGCAGACCCGCCTGGTCAACGAGGAATTCCGGGTCTTTCTCCAGAACCGGGCGCAGCGGCGAGTCACCCAAGCGTTTCGCGCCGGCTGGATCGGCGACTACCAGGATGCCTTCACCTTCCTCGAGCTTTACCATTCCGGCCATGGG from Wenzhouxiangella sp. AB-CW3 includes:
- a CDS encoding peptide ABC transporter substrate-binding protein, giving the protein MRTGLTVLISVLLMACGAPGSDEVTPGSARLPVPVEVAHDEDGRPLPEILADEQVLYRGNGEEPQTLDPHLAEGVPTANILRDLFEGLTSTAPDGRIVPGAAMHWDISRDGMTYTFYLDPDAHWSNGEPVTAHDFVWSWQRVVNPETGAAYGRMLAPVVNAEAIFAGDLPPEELGVSALSETVFQVRLEDPTPYFLGLLTHPTTYPVHRETVEHHGSAHVRPGNLVSNGAYELTDWQVRSRIVLERNSYFRLADEVIIERVVFYPFEDENTEFNRFRAGDLHWTYQLPSAQFRWLRQNMDQALMVTPWFGTYYFSFNLTREPFEDNLALRQALNLAIDREIITERVTRFGEVPTFNLVPSGLPGYEPPEPDHATWSQAEREEEARRLYRQAGYSESKPLTVELRYNTSENHRKIAVAIAAMWRQVLGVQTRLVNEEFRVFLQNRAQRRVTQAFRAGWIGDYQDAFTFLELYHSGHGRNDAGYANPRYDRLLERIASERIPARRRNLMVEAERMLLEDQVVMPVFVYMTRRLIDPRLKGWEENIMDYHLTRYMYLVKSQDERDLQDGENEE